Sequence from the Segatella copri genome:
GATTTTTCTACTCATATAAACATGCATTTTATTATCTTTAATTATCTTTGTCTCCTGCAAAGATAATAAATGTCATTCTATGCCCAAAAGATTAGAAAAACTTTTTCTATTAATTTTTATAAAAATTGTCGTCGAGCATCTTTTTTGTCGAATTAGCACTTTTTGAATTGTCGAATTAGCACTTTTTTGTCGTTTGAGTACTTTTTGAAAATGGGCTTCTGTGACCTTTTCCGATGTTTTTTTACTACACAAATTATTCCCGATTTGCTTTTTTCCATTTGGCAGGCGTACATCCTTCCTTCTCGGAAAATAATTTGATAAAGTTACTGCGGGAAAGAAAACCGGAAGACTCAGCCAGCTTCTGTATATTGATTTCTGGATGCTCCTTCAGTATGTTTTTCGCATACTCCAACCGGAGACTGGTTATCCATTCGCGGAATGTCATTTTATACGTAGTCTTGATATAAGCGGAAAGATAGGTACGGTTCGTATAAAGTATTTTGGACAGTTCTTTTATGGTAAGTCCCTGCTGGACATAGCCGTCTGTCTTTATCCAGTTGTCAACCTTCTCTATAAATTCTGTATAGGACCCAGGAACTTCTTCTGAAACCATTTCGGGTTCAATTCCCGAATTTGTCAGAAGTTCTTCTTCAGATTGCATATCCTGCTCAAACGCATTTTCTACCTGTTCATAGAACAGCAGGTAGTTCTGATAGCTGTAGAAAAGATAGCTGTAGAACGGTATTGACGACAAAATCCAGATAAACACATATTTGTCTGGCAGAAATGTCAGCAATCCGCATCCGACACCAAAGATAACAGCCCAATAAGTGAATATGGAAAGCCATTCGATATATGCGCCTATATCATCCGCCTGAGTTTCATTGAAAATCCGAATGGCTCTACGATATGCAATTATGACTCTGCGAGCTAAAACGACTCCAAAAACGACCAACCAGGCAGCTAAAGCAAATAAAGAGATTTTTTGTATGATTCCGCTTGGCAACAGGAACAACACAACTCCGGAAAGAGTTGAAAATACAATCCATAATATGATATGTGTCCACACACGCCGTTTGGTAACGTAAAAACGATCAAGCAACATTATCAATGCCGAACTGAACAGAGAATAGCACAGGAAGTATGTGGACATGTTCATCAATATGGCAGAATCCGCATTTTTGAATCGGATACCAAAGAAGAAATGTACCGAATAATTTGCCGAAAGCAGCAGCATAGCTATACCCATCATCTGTCGGGAGCGGAGATAATTCTTGAAAATTTTCTTTTCAGGAGTCTTTGCAAACAAAAAATAAAAGCCGAAGAATAACATTAACGGCAGTGCGGTACAAAGTGAAAAATTGTATATAGTTGGTTCCATTGATTACATTTAAAATTTTTCTCAGCCATTGGCGTATATTATTGTTTTCGGTTGCAAAGATACTCATTTTTCTCCAAATATCGTTTGTTTAATCCGAAAATCGTTACAAAAAGTGGAAAATACTTTGCATAATTAGAAATTTTTCTGTTTGTTGCATGATTTAACTTGAATTACTTCAAAATCGGAGTTTCAAAAGGTAAAAACAATGTGTCATAGCGTAAAGATCTGCCATTTTTACGCTATGACACTAAAAAACGCAGAGATTCCCCCTGGCATCCCTGCGTTTTCTATATCATTTGCCCAATAAAGCACGAACTTCCTCAGGCGTTCTGTTCATCATCTTAGCCACCATCTCCAGGGGCATTCCATTCTCCAGCATGCCCTGCGCCATGCTTTTTATCTGAGTAGCTTGCTCATTTATCTGAGTAGCTTGCTCATTTATCTGAGTAGCTTGCTCATTTATCTGAGTAGCTTGCTCATTTACCTGATTAGCCTGCTCACTGATAATCTTATTGAGCTTCATCACCTGCGTATCGCGAGCTTCTATGGCAGAATAGTATTCATCCTCATCATTCATCTCCTGCCGGATATTAGCACTCATCGTAGCGAGTCCCAGACGGTGAACGATATACATCATATCCGAATCATCCTTATATTTATCACCCTCCAGACATAACATCTGCTGGTTCTTCTTATCCCTCTGCGACTGGTCGAACACGCTCAGCACCTTGTCGAGCCTGTTGTTTATCTTGCCATGTAAAAGAGGAATCTGCACCAGGATACTGTCATGCGTCAGACTGTTGATGAAAGGATCATCCATCCCGTTCTCCACCTCTTTCCCGTCATAGTCGAGCGCCTTGTGGTTCACGTATACCACAGCCTTGTCAATATCTCCCACTCTATGGCCCAGCAGATACACAGCCACCATCGGCACGGCATATCCCTTGTTCTCTCCCTCCTTTATCATATTCTCCTCAGCATTATACTGGGCAGCCAGATAACGTCGGAACCGGAGCGTCTCGGTATCGAGCCATGTCTTCTGAAGTTCGATAAGGATGAGCCTTACGCTTCCATCCTCTTCCCTCACCCTGGCAGCAAAGTCGATGCGAAACATCGAGATATTGTCTCGGGTGATGTTAGGATGCTCATGCCTTCTCATTTCCACGCTCACCACTTCCTTTTTCAGCAGGGCGGCGAGCACGGTTTTGGCGATGCGTTCGTCTTCCATCAGGAATTTGAACACTGAATCGTATATCGGATTAGCTACATAGTAAATCATATCTCTGTTCCTCCATAATTATATTTCCGCTACAAAGATACGAGTTTTCTGCGAAACGGCAAATTTTTTGAGGATAAAATATCAGAAATGGCTGAAATTATTCACTTCCACCACCACTTCGCCCCCGCGTCTCAGCACCTTGTTAACACGGTCGAAGAGCTGGAGGAAGAGTTCCTGGCTTCTGAGGACAAAGCCGGGAGCATGAGCCTCGCCGATGAGGATGCCGCCCTTGCGCAGACGGAACGGACCATTGCCCGGCTGAAGCATCGGACACGAAAGGGCATGAAGCTCATCCAGGCACCCGAACCTATGATGCTTGCGCTCCAGGCGGCAGCGCTCGCAGATTTCGGGGAGAGGAAGAGGCGAGCAGCCCACCCCTGATGAAGCATCAGAAGAAGAGGAAGCCTCCTTCTTCACCGCCTCCAAGAACATCATCTTGCGGGCGAAACTGCGGCATTTAGCCACCACTACGCGATATTCACCAGGCTCCAGGCAGCCCCCCTCGCGCTCTACTGTATCGCAAATATGCTCGTGGTCAACAACGCCACCCTTGCGATCTACTATTTCCAGACTGAGGCGACCCACTACGGCGCCACGAACTGTACGAAAACGATTTAATACTAATTTCATCATAACAGACAATAACCGATAAAAATAACAAACAATAACCGATAAAAATAACAAACAAAATATACCCAAAAAGCTATTGAGAAAACAATGAAAATTCACATTCACTTTCACATTTTCTGAACGTAAGAGGACTGATAATAATCAGATAAATCCTTGCATCCTTCGGGCAACTGATGATACACCAACTGCGGAAACATCTCCTTCAATTTCATATAGAGACTAATGCCAGGCTTATCCTGATCCGGCCACATGTGAAGATTCCTTCCCGACAAAAGACTGCGACATTCTTCATTACAAAGTGTAGCACTGGGTATTGCTATCGCCTTATAACCCATAGACATAGCACTCCAACAGTCGGTACATCCCTCAGTAATAACCAAAGGTTCATTATCAGCTACTTGGGGCAAAATCTGCATCCCGTATACCATAGGTTTGCTGCCAGGTGCAAATTTAAACCGGGGCTTCTCCTTAGATTTATCCCCCAGAAATCTGCTCTGTACCGTTAGCAATCTTCCATCCACCCCATAGTAAGGTATGAGCAGGGAAGGCCCATCAAAAAACTTACCACCAAAGCGATAGCCAGCGATAGAAAAATCTGTACTTACCACTCTGCACCAATAGATGTATTCGGGGCGCAGCTTTCGCTGTTCGAAAAGGAAATCCCTTGCAGTCTCGGTGAGTTTCTTTCCCTCAAGCATTCTCATGAGATAATCTACATCCGGCTGATGCTGGAATGGTCCTCTAAGGTTGATTCTGTCCGTATCGCATTCCGTTTTCTGCTGCCCGACCGTACCCCTTGCTGGCTGCCCGACCGTACCCCTTGCTGGCTGTCGGCCATTCCCCACAACAATACCGAAGTTTCTTCCCAACCATTGGCAGGCTTCGGTAAAAGAGAGATTCTCCCGCTTCATCACCAGGTCGATATTATCACCACCCCACCCGCATGCAAAGCAATGGCAAGTATTGGTTGATGGCCAGAAATGCAAGCTCGGATTAGAATCGTTATGACTGATACAGAGCGCATTGCGATGACGCAAGCCTATTCCCAAAGCATCAGCCACCTCCTGTATATTGATGCCTCTAAGTTTAGAGAGCGTGATTGAATCTATATATTCTGCCATAGACTAATTGATTTTTTAATACGTGAATATCTATTTATCAGGAATATCATCATCAGCTGCATGGGTAGTTTTCTGCTGCGTTTTTCTAAGCACCTTTCTATCCTCGCCCTTTTTAGGTTTTTCGAGCCATCCCCATCTGCGCCAGTTGCATACCATGTTGCGGGCAGGCGTCTTGAGCCCCTTCTGCTTCAGGAATTCCTCGAGGAACTGATAAGAGAATTCCTGCGGCAACTCGCTGAAATAGTCTACAGTATGATAAGGCTCTCCTTCGCCCTCGGCAGAAATCTGCTCGAAAGCCTTGCCCCACCGCTGCAACATATTCTGCAAGATGCGGTCGGCACAAGCCAGATAGGTCTGCCTAACCAGTTTCCGGATTTCCTTCTCGCTCTTCTTCCCTTCCACTTTGTAAAGCACTTGCATGAGGGCAGCGATGCGGAAGGCTGAAACCGAACTGCGCTTGTAGAAGACATCCATCGACTTGGACATGGTTTTCACCACCTGCTGGCGGCAGTCGTTACACCATTTTACCACCGTCTTGTAAAGCCAGCTCATATCTTCCTCTATCTCCTGATGGAATTTTCCATCTTCCTCATAGCACAACCCGAAGAGTTTGTCCAATGTATTCTCCAGCTCATTACGCTGCATATCGGTCAACGCCTGAAACTGTGGCGGATTGTCGCCCAGATGACTGATGAGCGGGCATAAGATGGTTCGGGTTACAGCACCGCCCTCAATGGCAGCCTTGTTCATATATCTGCTCACCGCACTCTGAGTGCCGCAGAAAACGAACGACAGCAAGGCATCTACCATGGCACTATAGCTGGATTCGCTCATGAAATCCTGACCATATACGCTGCCCAGATCGTAAGCCGTCTTGATAACCTGCGAGAGGTCGGCAAACTGGCGCTTGGCAGAATGCACGATGGCAGAAATCTCATCGGCAAATTCGAAGAGCGTCTTCGGAGCACCATAGAGCTTGACTGCTGCATCGCATCGCTTGATGAACATGGTGAGCGATACGGTTTCGGGCAGGATGGTGATGTCGGTCTTCGGTTCGGGTGGCAGCTTGCCGTCCTTCTTTCCCTGGCGTCGCTTCAGGGCAGCATACTCCTGCTCCTTGGCTCTCATTTCGCTGTCGCGCTCGATGAAAGGTTTCATCAGGGTACGCATGATGTATCTGGCAAACGACTTTCCGCTCGACTGCTCGCCCTCTACGATGACCTGCAACACGATGGCCGATTTTTCTCCCTGATTATCATACACATACTGTATTCTGACACGTGTAAGATAAACGCTGAGCATGGCTGCAGCCACCACCAGCGTAGGATACTTGAGGTCAGAAGGCGAAGTGATCATCCATTCTCTGATGCCCGACGGATAATCCTTATCGGCAATCAGGTGATGCATGGGCATCTCTTCATTCTCTTCAGCCTGTTCAGCCAGCTTTTTTCCTATCAACCCAGATGATACCTTGTTATTGATTCCGCCCTTGGTATCCTCAGGCTTTGCCACTGGATTAGTCTGAGACGCTTCCTGTGGAGGTATTTTCTTTCCTTTTTCCATAATCCCAATCATTGATTATTTCTGAATGCAAAAGTAAGGAAAAAAAGCCTCCCCGGCAATAGGCGTCCTGCCGGTTCGCCTCCTACTAAGCCTCATCGCCGGCAACTAAGCCTTCCGCTAAGCCTCCAGCTCATCTGAAGGCATAAAAAAAGCACTTTCTGCTTGCAAACGAAGCAAAAAGTGCTGATACTGTATTATTTCTAAAAAATCTTCTGTTCAGATATGTTCCTATTCTTTTATATTATCACCCCCACTGACATAAGAAAGAACCAAACGGCGAACCACAGCATGAATGTCTTCATTAGGGAACTTCTGGCGATATTTCTCCGTAAGGTCTTCGCAGAAATACATCTTGCTAACAACCGTAGAAGTAGGAATAGTCTGTATAAATACATCGTATGTTGCAACAGGCTTGCCATCCTTTGTGTCGACAGGCACAATATTCTCCTTATACCAACCTAGTCCAGATGCGGCAGGGAACAATCTATAATTGTCATTCCTCTCCACTTTACCAGCGATGCTCAGTATATATCCGTCAGCAGACTTATCGTCCTCAGGATTCACCGCATATAGCATATATGTAGCAGCAAGCGTCGAGTGTCTTTTTATGATAAACTGATATTTCTTGCTTCCTCCAAAAGGAGGGTTTGCCTTCAAATCCTGCTCTATATCCTCACGAATTTGTGGCGCATTCACCACAAACTCTACTTCGCCAGTATAATTGACGACAGATTTCGATGACTGAGGATTTGGCGGAATAACTTCACCATTGTCATTGCTGTTGTCACACGCACAAAAAGCCAAGACTACCAACAGTAGTAAGACTGATTTTTTTACTAAATACTTCATATCCTAATTTGTCTATTAAACCTATTCTGATATTAAACGTAGAATATGCCTAAAACTTGCTCTATTTAACGTTTTTAACATTCTATCTAAAACTTGCCAACACTCACAAGAAGCAATCATTTCCCCGTTTCCTACTGCCCCTTACGGTAGATGGCGACAAAACGGTTAGCGATATTGATGAGTTTCTGCCGGGCGTTAGGATCACTTACATCATCAAAACTCCAGTTGGGAAATTCGCCACGCATCTTGGAGAAACGCTTGGAGATGACACTGGCATTGGTCAGATTGGAAGGCAGACCCAACTGCTCTGTAAGATACTTGCAGAAAGATGCGCCATTATCAAATTTGCCTTCAAAATCTTTGATTTCAGAGAGCGCCTCCATAATCAGGGCATAGTCTTTCTTCAAAGGAATAGCCTTCTCGTCTATCATCTTCTGCAAGGCTCGCTTTACTCTTTCTCCCTGGCTCAAGTCGTCCCATTCCTTCTCATTATCTTCTTCCGTTTTTTCCTGTCCGCCGTTTTCCTGATGCTCATCGTCTGTCACTTCCAATTCCAATGTCCTCTTCTGTTCAGGCTCGAATCCGTGCAGATAATCTTCATCATTGTTCTGGCGCATCAGTTCATTAATCTGAGATGAAACGAAGAAACCATCCTCGCCATAATAACCGATATTGGCTGCCAGCCGCTCAACCACCTCATGGTTCTTCACGACTGCTCCGAGGCACCTCTGGGAAAACTCCTGAGTTACGTAGCCTCTCCATTGCCCCATAATCATTGAGCAAAATTGAAACACTTTCGACTCCAAAGGCATCATCTGAAGTATCACAGCTGCCATATACAGGATGACAAATACGATTCTCTGCCGCTCGTCCTGAGCTGTAGCATACTCATCCTCGTCAACATAGTTTTTCTCATATTGCCCTATTCCTTCCACAAAGGCTAGGCGGCTCTCGGTATCGGTATGCGAAAACATCATTTTGTCTACGATGCAGAATACCTCATAAAAAACATCCTCGCATGAACATCTGGACGTAGGAAACCACGTCTTATCATTGAAGATATCATGGGTGATGGCTCTGAAAACCTGATAAATCATGTGTTGCGAAAAAGATTTATCTACCATCTGTCTGGTCTTCATCTTAAATAACCTCATCGTCGTAACCATTTAAATCATCAAGAATCACATCAAGAGAATTGATCAAAGCAAACTGAGAATTCCCATGACAATCGCAACAGACAGCATCTCCTATAACCAGGGCGGAAATCTCTGCATCGGAGATTTTCACCTTGGTTCGTTTCAGCGAACGGGAAGAGGTGCACGGACCTTTCCAATAATATACCTTGATGCCGTAATCTTCTTTACTGCACAGGTTCACCAACATGGCAATGTCTCTGTTTGCCTTGTCCAAGTGCAACTGCTCACCTTTATCTGTACCATATTGTACTTGATACTTACTGGCATTGAGACACTCCATGAATGAATGCTGCATCTGCAATTGCAGGACTAAGGAATATGGCGCATCGCTGAGAGACTGATGGCGAGGAAAAGAAAACACCACAGCCTTTGGTCTGCAGCCAGCCTTGATTCTCTCAGCCACGGCATCAAAGAAATCACCAGGTGGCAACTTGGCAGAAATCACCATATTCCAGCCATATTGATTCGCCACCCTGTTGATATTATCACGCAGAAGAGCCACCACCTTGTCCTGCCCTCTTTTGCCGCCGAAGATTCTGGATTCTTCCACAAAAAGGAATCCTTTGTTGGGGCGATTATCAATAATCACCTTGCAGAAAGGCTGGTTGTGAATTTCATTCTCCTTAAAATCACTCCAATAAAATTCTTTCTTGTCTGCGCATACATCCAGCACAGCCACACCTTCGCGAAATCCCAATATTCGGTTGTCGTGAATAACGTCTTCCTCATACTTCCGTGATTCCACCAAAGTCATTTTCTTGCTTTTCAGCAAACTGTCCATTACCTTCTCGAAACCAGTCTGACATTCCTGATATTTTTCAGGCGATGACATTTCGAGAAAATCCAAGGGTAGAGTACCCTCGATACTTGAAAGATTCCGGCTTTTGCAGAAATCAAACTTGAAGACAACAAAAGAAGTCTTTTCTGTGCTGTTTTTGATTCGTCCAGTCATTGGCTTGCGATTTAAGTTATACCATGAAAGTTATTTTTCATAGCATCTACAAAAGTAATACTTTTTCCCCGAATAAACAAATAAATTCTAAATTATTTTTTATCAAATTGTCTTTTTTTCATAAAACCATCAAAACAAAATGTGAAAGTGAATGTGAATTTGAAATGTAAATCAATGTATCGGGTTGTTCCATCCATTCCTTTTATTGGATATTGTGAATGAAATTCAGTCTTCGCGCGCGTACCTTATTATATATATAATATGAACCTATTATAATGGCTACTATTGCTTAAACACGATTATACGCTTCTCCTTCAGGTAACATTGAAAAACATTTCAAATTCACATTCACATTCACATTTTTGCCTTTCCTTCTATCCACCAGCTAACCCACATAGCAAGTTACTGTGCGCCCGATGCCCCCAAAACTGCGTCCCGACGCACCTCCAGCCACGTCCCGACGCAGATGGCGATACGTCGGGACGTAGATGGCGATACGTCGGGACGTAGATGGCGATACGTCGGGACGTAGATGGCGGTACATCGGGACGCAGTTGGGGGTACGTTGGGACACGCCCTGAAAGGGCAGAAGCTCCTAGCCCAGGGCAACGCCCTGGGTAGCTATTGACGCAATCCCGGCGCCCTGTAAGGGCAAAAGCTTTAAAACCTCAAGCAAAAAATATAAAGCTTTTGCCCTTACTATTATATTTGCACTTGGAAAAATAAAGAGGTAAAAATCTTTATATCTGCAAACTTTTGTTAACTTTGCAGAAAATTAGATAAGTACAATAAAAAAAGAAGAATACTCCATATCCAGCGTTAACCCTGTGCCCTTTCTAGCATAGTAAAGGCTTAGCCCTGTTTGGGGAACTGGATATTTTCTGAGCAGAAGCTTGAGAG
This genomic interval carries:
- a CDS encoding helix-turn-helix domain-containing protein — encoded protein: MLFFGFYFLFAKTPEKKIFKNYLRSRQMMGIAMLLLSANYSVHFFFGIRFKNADSAILMNMSTYFLCYSLFSSALIMLLDRFYVTKRRVWTHIILWIVFSTLSGVVLFLLPSGIIQKISLFALAAWLVVFGVVLARRVIIAYRRAIRIFNETQADDIGAYIEWLSIFTYWAVIFGVGCGLLTFLPDKYVFIWILSSIPFYSYLFYSYQNYLLFYEQVENAFEQDMQSEEELLTNSGIEPEMVSEEVPGSYTEFIEKVDNWIKTDGYVQQGLTIKELSKILYTNRTYLSAYIKTTYKMTFREWITSLRLEYAKNILKEHPEINIQKLAESSGFLSRSNFIKLFSEKEGCTPAKWKKANRE
- a CDS encoding CHC2 zinc finger domain-containing protein produces the protein MAEYIDSITLSKLRGINIQEVADALGIGLRHRNALCISHNDSNPSLHFWPSTNTCHCFACGWGGDNIDLVMKRENLSFTEACQWLGRNFGIVVGNGRQPARGTVGQPARGTVGQQKTECDTDRINLRGPFQHQPDVDYLMRMLEGKKLTETARDFLFEQRKLRPEYIYWCRVVSTDFSIAGYRFGGKFFDGPSLLIPYYGVDGRLLTVQSRFLGDKSKEKPRFKFAPGSKPMVYGMQILPQVADNEPLVITEGCTDCWSAMSMGYKAIAIPSATLCNEECRSLLSGRNLHMWPDQDKPGISLYMKLKEMFPQLVYHQLPEGCKDLSDYYQSSYVQKM